One genomic segment of Suttonella sp. R2A3 includes these proteins:
- a CDS encoding aminodeoxychorismate/anthranilate synthase component II, protein MKVLLIDNYDSFVFNLYQYIGELLEEQGGGEVLVRRNDALSLDDVASLAPDRIVISPGPGSPDDPAYFGICASVIREFAPTIPMLGVCLGMQGMVHVYGGQIVRDERPMHGKTSAIVHNGEGVFQGLPQGVEIMRYHSLCAARPLPDCLEITAVVGDGEQGFAAAARGNSSIMGLRHRDYPMQGVQFHPESFATEGAKVMLGHFLTQNR, encoded by the coding sequence ATGAAGGTGCTATTGATCGATAACTATGATTCTTTTGTGTTTAACCTCTACCAGTATATTGGTGAACTGCTTGAAGAACAGGGCGGTGGAGAGGTCTTGGTGCGACGTAATGACGCGCTGAGTTTAGATGATGTGGCCTCGCTTGCGCCCGATCGGATTGTGATTTCTCCGGGGCCGGGTTCGCCCGATGATCCAGCGTATTTTGGCATTTGCGCTTCAGTCATCCGTGAATTTGCGCCAACGATTCCGATGCTTGGGGTGTGTTTGGGCATGCAGGGTATGGTGCATGTTTATGGTGGACAGATTGTGCGCGATGAGCGCCCCATGCACGGCAAGACTTCAGCGATTGTGCATAATGGCGAGGGGGTGTTTCAAGGCTTGCCGCAAGGGGTGGAGATTATGCGTTATCACTCATTATGCGCCGCACGACCGTTACCGGATTGCCTGGAAATTACTGCGGTTGTGGGCGATGGTGAACAAGGCTTTGCTGCGGCTGCCCGTGGAAATAGTTCGATTATGGGCCTGCGTCATCGCGACTATCCGATGCAAGGGGTGCAATTTCATCCAGAGTCGTTTGCTACCGAAGGTGCTAAGGTGATGTTGGGGCATTTTTTGACGCAAAATCGTTAA
- a CDS encoding anthranilate synthase component I family protein — translation MMTNRPDLFNIPAKPKLVKISQDIDFFSLFCRVEARFDTCFLQESLGRESHMSRYHGIGFDPAAVVFADNPHTLSIIERDSGTRHDYSCDNPYQLLREMTPNHVIARQHSGGLFGYIGYDAINFFEPSVGAKASEHFQAFKFGLYLDGLTYDKMTGELFYFYYHDSRIELIEALLAAPMPEYRPPEVRYLGDGMSREQHALAVDEVKEDIKAGFVFQCEVGFKSHYQISGNKVPIYARLREVNPSPHMFYVKFANQHIIGASPELLLRLRQGELETFPLAGTAKRGETEEEDRQLARALLNDPKEIAEHNMLVDLHRNDIGRVARFGTVKVRNLMDIKRFSHVQHISSEIVGILASDEDMFSALAANFPAGTLSGAPKVEAMKIINRLEPDGRGPYGGAVGQFSFNGDCIFAIPIRSVFISGDTAYAQTCGGNVYDSNAADEYLEIERKLMAMRRVLDEFRVAEGE, via the coding sequence ATGATGACCAATCGCCCAGACTTATTCAATATTCCTGCTAAGCCTAAACTGGTTAAAATCAGCCAGGATATCGACTTTTTCTCGCTATTCTGTCGTGTGGAAGCACGTTTTGATACCTGTTTTTTGCAAGAATCGCTAGGTCGCGAAAGCCATATGTCGCGCTACCATGGGATCGGTTTCGACCCAGCGGCGGTGGTATTCGCTGATAATCCACATACGCTGTCGATTATTGAGCGTGATAGTGGGACGCGTCATGATTATTCGTGTGACAATCCTTATCAGCTGTTGCGTGAGATGACGCCCAATCATGTGATTGCGAGACAACATAGTGGCGGTTTATTTGGTTATATTGGTTATGATGCGATTAACTTTTTTGAACCGAGCGTAGGGGCGAAAGCGAGCGAGCATTTCCAAGCGTTTAAGTTTGGCCTTTATTTAGATGGGCTGACCTACGACAAGATGACCGGAGAGCTATTTTATTTTTATTATCACGACAGCCGGATTGAGCTGATTGAAGCCTTGCTTGCTGCGCCCATGCCAGAATATAGGCCGCCAGAAGTCCGTTATTTGGGCGATGGCATGAGTCGTGAGCAACATGCGCTTGCGGTTGATGAAGTCAAAGAAGACATTAAAGCGGGGTTCGTGTTTCAGTGCGAAGTGGGCTTTAAATCGCATTACCAAATTTCCGGCAACAAAGTGCCAATTTATGCCCGCTTGCGCGAAGTGAACCCATCGCCGCATATGTTTTACGTTAAATTTGCTAATCAGCATATTATTGGTGCTTCCCCGGAGTTGCTTTTGCGTTTGCGTCAGGGTGAGTTAGAAACGTTTCCATTGGCGGGCACAGCCAAACGAGGTGAGACCGAAGAAGAAGACCGCCAGCTCGCTCGTGCCTTACTCAATGACCCAAAAGAGATTGCCGAGCACAATATGCTGGTCGATTTACACCGTAACGATATTGGGCGCGTCGCGCGATTCGGCACAGTTAAAGTGCGTAATTTAATGGACATCAAACGCTTTTCACATGTCCAGCATATTTCATCAGAAATCGTTGGTATTTTGGCCAGCGATGAAGATATGTTTAGCGCCTTAGCGGCGAATTTTCCGGCTGGGACATTGTCTGGCGCACCAAAGGTTGAGGCGATGAAAATCATCAACCGTTTAGAACCTGATGGACGAGGACCGTATGGTGGCGCGGTTGGGCAGTTTTCGTTTAATGGCGATTGTATTTTTGCGATTCCGATTCGCAGTGTGTTTATCAGTGGTGACACTGCCTACGCGCAGACCTGTGGCGGTAATGTCTATGACTCCAACGCGGCCGATGAATACTTAGAAATCGAGCGTAAACTGATGGCGATGCGACGCGTACTCGATGAATTTAGGGTAGCGGAGGGCGAATAA
- a CDS encoding Trp family transcriptional regulator, which translates to MNETERALLELFHDADSLLATQQLFAIFLTDTEWRELMNRLRIFVMLAQGHTQRDIADRLGVGVATVSRGARAYQQYQLEQRLPQLKQLSLDNL; encoded by the coding sequence ATGAATGAAACCGAACGTGCGTTGCTTGAGTTATTTCACGATGCAGATAGCTTATTAGCGACACAACAACTATTTGCTATTTTTCTCACCGATACGGAATGGCGCGAGCTGATGAACCGTTTACGCATTTTTGTGATGCTCGCACAAGGCCATACTCAGCGCGATATCGCGGATCGTTTAGGCGTTGGGGTTGCTACCGTTTCTCGTGGCGCGCGTGCCTACCAACAGTATCAACTAGAGCAACGCCTGCCCCAGTTAAAACAATTGTCTTTGGATAACCTATGA
- the frdA gene encoding fumarate reductase (quinol) flavoprotein subunit: MDIIQTDVAIIGGGGAGLRAAIEIARGASHKTVTLISKVYPMRSHTVAAEGGSAGVVRDDDSLDNHFNDTVSGGDWLCEQDVVQYFVEHATEEMIQMEHWGCPWSRLPNGRANVRRFGGMKIPRTWFAADKTGFHMLHTLFQTSMQFDNIKRLDEHFALDLIVADEAVEGVLCYDVQNGVKRAVQAKSVIIATGGAGRVYAFNTNGGIVTGDGMALAYRHGVPLRDMEFVQYHPTGLPGSGILMTEGCRGEGGILTNKDGYRYLQDYGLGPETPVGEPKNKYMELGPRDRLSQAFYHEWKKGRTIETSRGDVVNLDLRHLGKTYLEERLPFICSLSKKFVGVDPVLEPIPVRPTAHYTMGGIETDQRCATRISGLYAVGECSSVGLHGANRLGSNSLAELCVFGKVAGEEALKHASGRDFNMSKEQFTRLAETAFTPHGELLNRSNGTEKPSDIRNALGEMMEKDVGIYRSAENSEDAIKAIGELKTRYQNVRVTDHSDIFNTDWLTTIELGYLLDVAETMIYSAAKRTESRGSHQRLDYPERNDEQFLKHSLAFYQGNDAPSIVYSDVLITKSQPAQRVYGAAGDKK; the protein is encoded by the coding sequence ATGGATATCATCCAAACAGATGTCGCGATTATCGGCGGCGGCGGTGCCGGTTTACGCGCAGCGATTGAGATTGCGCGCGGCGCCAGTCACAAAACCGTGACCCTTATTTCCAAAGTTTATCCAATGCGCAGCCATACAGTGGCCGCAGAGGGCGGTTCTGCAGGCGTGGTGCGCGATGATGATTCCCTCGATAATCATTTCAACGACACGGTTTCTGGTGGTGATTGGTTGTGTGAGCAGGATGTGGTGCAGTATTTCGTCGAACACGCCACTGAAGAAATGATCCAGATGGAGCATTGGGGTTGCCCTTGGTCACGCCTGCCTAATGGCCGCGCAAACGTGCGCCGCTTTGGTGGGATGAAAATTCCACGCACCTGGTTTGCCGCAGACAAAACCGGCTTTCATATGCTGCACACCTTATTCCAAACCTCAATGCAGTTTGACAATATTAAGCGACTCGATGAGCATTTTGCGCTCGATTTAATCGTTGCTGATGAGGCGGTTGAAGGCGTGCTGTGCTATGACGTGCAAAATGGGGTTAAACGCGCTGTGCAAGCAAAAAGCGTGATCATCGCTACTGGCGGCGCAGGTCGTGTCTATGCCTTTAATACCAACGGTGGCATTGTCACTGGGGATGGGATGGCGCTGGCGTATCGCCATGGTGTCCCCTTACGTGACATGGAATTTGTTCAATACCACCCCACCGGCCTGCCTGGATCGGGCATTTTGATGACCGAAGGTTGTCGTGGTGAAGGCGGTATTCTGACCAATAAAGACGGCTACCGTTATCTACAAGACTACGGTTTAGGGCCTGAAACGCCGGTCGGTGAACCGAAAAATAAATATATGGAATTAGGCCCTCGCGACCGACTCTCGCAAGCGTTTTACCATGAATGGAAAAAAGGCCGCACGATTGAAACCTCCCGCGGCGATGTAGTGAATCTTGACCTGCGCCATTTAGGTAAAACCTATTTAGAAGAACGCCTGCCATTTATTTGCTCTTTGTCGAAAAAATTTGTTGGCGTCGATCCAGTGCTTGAGCCGATTCCTGTGCGCCCTACCGCTCACTACACGATGGGCGGCATCGAAACCGATCAACGTTGCGCCACACGCATTAGCGGCTTATACGCTGTGGGTGAATGCTCTTCAGTGGGTTTGCACGGCGCGAACCGTCTTGGTTCAAACTCACTAGCTGAGCTGTGTGTGTTTGGCAAAGTGGCTGGCGAAGAAGCGCTAAAACACGCCTCCGGTCGTGATTTCAACATGAGTAAAGAGCAGTTTACACGCCTAGCTGAAACAGCCTTCACCCCACACGGCGAATTACTCAACCGCAGTAATGGCACCGAAAAACCTTCTGACATCCGCAACGCCTTAGGCGAGATGATGGAGAAAGATGTCGGCATTTATCGTAGTGCGGAAAACAGCGAAGACGCGATTAAAGCCATTGGCGAGCTAAAAACCCGTTATCAAAATGTGCGGGTTACCGATCACAGCGATATCTTTAACACCGATTGGCTAACCACCATCGAATTAGGCTATTTACTAGATGTCGCTGAAACGATGATTTACAGCGCCGCAAAGCGCACTGAATCACGCGGCTCACATCAGCGCCTTGATTATCCTGAACGTAACGACGAGCAGTTCCTCAAACATTCTTTGGCGTTTTATCAAGGCAATGACGCACCGAGCATCGTCTATAGCGATGTATTGATTACTAAATCCCAACCAGCACAACGTGTCTATGGCGCGGCTGGGGATAAAAAATAA
- a CDS encoding succinate dehydrogenase/fumarate reductase iron-sulfur subunit, protein MSNTITLEVMRYRPDQDDTPWAQTFDIEWTQDMSILDALGIIKDDFAPELAYRWSCRMEVCGSCGMVVNGVPKLACSTFVRDYADEGKITIAPLDQMPVEKDLVVDVNPFVEKLASVTPYIVPKKARSITEKEYKQTPKQLAKFKQYTMCINCMLCYQACPQIGINADFLGPAAISLAHRYNLDNRDAGSKERFKTLNKEDGVWPCTFVGYCSEVCPKHVDPAGAIQQAKAQGVPYWALSWFSKESEESAS, encoded by the coding sequence ATGAGCAATACGATTACACTTGAGGTCATGCGCTATCGACCTGATCAGGACGATACCCCATGGGCGCAAACCTTTGATATCGAATGGACCCAGGATATGTCAATTCTCGATGCCCTTGGGATCATTAAAGACGATTTTGCACCAGAATTAGCGTATCGCTGGTCGTGCCGCATGGAAGTGTGTGGTTCCTGCGGTATGGTGGTCAATGGCGTACCCAAACTGGCGTGTTCCACTTTTGTGCGTGACTATGCGGACGAAGGCAAAATCACCATTGCACCGCTCGATCAAATGCCGGTAGAAAAAGATCTGGTGGTTGATGTGAATCCTTTTGTGGAAAAACTCGCCTCCGTAACCCCCTATATCGTGCCGAAAAAAGCACGCAGCATTACCGAGAAAGAATATAAACAAACGCCCAAGCAACTCGCTAAATTCAAGCAATATACGATGTGTATTAATTGCATGCTGTGTTATCAAGCTTGCCCGCAAATCGGCATCAATGCAGATTTTTTAGGCCCGGCAGCAATTTCTTTAGCACACCGTTATAACCTTGATAACCGTGATGCTGGCAGTAAAGAACGCTTCAAAACGCTGAACAAAGAAGATGGTGTGTGGCCGTGCACCTTCGTCGGCTACTGCTCTGAAGTCTGCCCGAAACACGTTGACCCAGCCGGCGCTATTCAGCAGGCTAAAGCACAAGGTGTTCCATATTGGGCGCTGTCATGGTTCAGTAAAGAAAGTGAGGAGAGCGCATCATGA
- a CDS encoding fumarate reductase subunit C codes for MSRKPYQHQQPANWYMASNFYKLYMLRELTSVPVAIASFNLFWGIAALALASPEAWTKWLAVQAHPLMIIFNLFAIVAALFNTIKWFEAMPKAIRVQIGEKFVEDKKMILGNWVVFAAITIVLLALVILMA; via the coding sequence ATGAGTCGAAAACCTTATCAACACCAACAGCCCGCTAACTGGTATATGGCGAGTAATTTTTACAAGCTCTATATGTTGCGCGAACTGACCAGCGTACCGGTTGCCATTGCCTCGTTCAATCTATTCTGGGGCATCGCCGCACTCGCGCTAGCTTCTCCTGAAGCGTGGACAAAATGGCTGGCTGTACAGGCCCATCCGCTGATGATTATCTTTAACTTATTTGCCATTGTTGCTGCGCTGTTTAACACCATCAAATGGTTTGAGGCGATGCCAAAGGCGATTCGCGTACAAATTGGTGAAAAATTTGTCGAAGACAAAAAAATGATTCTCGGTAACTGGGTGGTATTCGCAGCGATCACCATCGTCCTACTCGCCCTCGTCATCCTCATGGCTTAA
- the frdD gene encoding fumarate reductase subunit FrdD: MSHKHLKPLYWGLFSVGGTTAALFLAPIVLVLCILLPLGVLGDPQTFYENAHPWLSNWFIFLIAAGLIFTFLWHGMHRFYYILHDLHIHVGNKTRLTFYAIAIIALLITLGIGWFG, from the coding sequence ATGTCTCACAAACACCTCAAACCCTTATACTGGGGACTCTTCTCGGTTGGCGGCACCACTGCTGCCTTATTCCTTGCGCCAATTGTGCTGGTGCTGTGTATTTTATTGCCGCTGGGCGTCCTCGGCGATCCACAAACCTTCTACGAAAACGCGCATCCTTGGCTAAGCAATTGGTTTATTTTCCTAATTGCTGCAGGACTGATTTTTACTTTTTTGTGGCACGGCATGCACCGTTTTTATTACATCCTGCACGACTTACACATTCATGTGGGCAATAAAACCCGCTTAACGTTCTACGCCATCGCGATCATTGCGCTGTTAATTACCTTGGGTATTGGCTGGTTTGGCTAA
- a CDS encoding alanine racemase C-terminal domain-containing protein: protein MVDRSGGLNREKICCHAANSYALLSDANTHLDRVRAGEALYGEMAIPGVSLGGSIMRFKTRIASINEYPKGSSVSYEREHVLRRDSRVATVLVGYANGYRRAFSHRGEMLVRGQRAPVIGRVSMNVTTIDISDIPEARLGDEVVIFGRQGQECISESEIETINQALMEDLYTVWGRCNPRVVV, encoded by the coding sequence TTGGTTGATCGAAGTGGGGGGCTAAATCGTGAAAAAATCTGTTGTCATGCGGCGAATTCGTATGCGCTGTTGAGTGATGCCAACACCCATTTAGATAGGGTGCGCGCAGGCGAGGCGCTGTATGGCGAGATGGCGATACCCGGGGTGTCGCTCGGTGGCAGTATTATGCGCTTTAAAACGCGTATTGCCAGCATCAATGAATATCCTAAAGGCAGCAGCGTGAGTTATGAGCGTGAGCATGTGTTGCGTCGGGATAGTCGGGTCGCAACCGTGCTGGTTGGTTATGCTAACGGTTATCGGCGCGCGTTTAGTCATCGTGGTGAGATGTTGGTGCGCGGGCAGCGTGCGCCGGTAATTGGACGGGTGTCGATGAATGTCACCACCATTGATATCAGCGATATCCCAGAGGCACGTTTAGGCGATGAAGTGGTGATTTTTGGCCGCCAAGGACAAGAATGCATCAGCGAATCGGAAATTGAGACAATTAACCAAGCGCTGATGGAAGATCTCTATACGGTGTGGGGGCGGTGCAATCCACGCGTGGTTGTCTAA
- a CDS encoding alanine racemase translates to MQYPAWLEVDCAQLADNIGAVKDVIGRSELCVVMKADAYGMGIANVLPTVIAENISCVAIADNSELFAIVAQQQPRYEGEIIRLRSATEQEVIEAAPYGVTELIGHLDNAAQMSTHAQAAGIKIPYHFELNSAGMGRNGLDLRHGDGREQARAILQLPGLTPRGIMTHFPKEHRDDISQSLARFREECDWLIEVGG, encoded by the coding sequence ATGCAATATCCTGCTTGGTTGGAGGTTGATTGTGCGCAATTAGCGGACAATATTGGTGCTGTGAAGGACGTGATTGGGCGTAGTGAGCTCTGTGTGGTCATGAAGGCGGATGCCTACGGCATGGGGATTGCTAATGTGTTACCGACGGTTATTGCAGAAAATATTTCTTGTGTTGCTATTGCTGATAATAGTGAGCTGTTCGCGATAGTTGCCCAGCAGCAGCCTCGCTACGAGGGCGAAATTATCCGCCTTCGCAGCGCTACAGAGCAGGAAGTGATTGAAGCGGCGCCATATGGGGTGACTGAGCTTATTGGTCATCTTGATAATGCCGCGCAGATGAGCACTCATGCGCAAGCTGCTGGGATCAAAATCCCATATCATTTTGAACTCAATTCTGCCGGTATGGGCCGTAATGGTCTCGATTTGCGCCATGGCGATGGTCGCGAACAGGCGCGCGCGATTCTACAGTTGCCAGGTTTGACCCCACGCGGCATCATGACGCACTTTCCGAAAGAGCACCGCGATGATATCAGCCAAAGTCTGGCACGATTTAGAGAGGAATGTGATTGGTTGATCGAAGTGGGGGGCTAA
- a CDS encoding multiheme c-type cytochrome: MKTRINQFICLSALMVIELFFSPAIAAEDFPAPSEGCLTCHQGIEPIRDHDSLMMQQIYAMSNGMGDPNGCVVCHGGTPEETEDADLAHSGTPKGSPLENFTPVPASFAVMDKTCGMCHYQQTQSIRKSIMSNESGKIKVITYGWGVNNDDYLHRYGNQDMQDSDGPTPIYGSPEYKAYVTEIVAQHADRIPSELKKIPQADMSSLEEFPEQAAYSFLRNCNACHLPGKGKPKKGHYRGLGCAGCHIPYGLEGQYEGNDPSIDPEAKGKMLVHSMQGTEKSKVQVHDTEYSGIQIATCNACHSSGRRVSLSFQGLFAADRTTTYAPFDAEGNMQGPSSTYLYKHLRADVHFDAGMICQDCHTSPDLHGNGNIGTVALANVEPECQDCHGTPTDYPWDLPLGVGDELIDRAKLSEDSAVLSLLDEPRGLAENSMTITQTYATTYDKKDGYLISSRGNAFGNVVKDGDKVILHSATGKTLEVPILKDIEDNNLWQNPEGRLAMVGAPKHLETMECYACHATWAPSYLGYTYKLDYSEGNEMVDWVESSAKINPDGTTSDTDGESMVMQKGAPSGDYSHARWEEPVLGINGEGRVTPLVGVIQTTGTVVDEEGKVVLLNNVAKREEDGMLTIDMQPLNPHTTTRQARGCSDCHLNEKTMGYGMSGGDVSADPQSQFYLGLKDDDGQPIAKQNTAPQIESIKNLNNGDYMTILDQDGNQQMAVGPHFERSGPLSEAQRDSLKDPDYLDKAKAALEAQ; the protein is encoded by the coding sequence ATGAAAACACGAATAAACCAGTTTATCTGTCTAAGCGCTCTTATGGTTATAGAGCTGTTTTTTAGTCCGGCAATCGCAGCAGAAGACTTCCCTGCTCCTAGCGAGGGTTGTCTCACTTGTCACCAAGGCATTGAACCGATTAGAGATCATGATTCGTTGATGATGCAGCAAATCTATGCCATGAGTAATGGTATGGGCGACCCTAATGGCTGTGTGGTCTGTCATGGTGGTACCCCAGAAGAAACAGAAGACGCCGACCTCGCCCATAGCGGGACACCAAAAGGCAGTCCACTTGAAAACTTCACCCCGGTTCCTGCCTCATTTGCTGTGATGGATAAAACCTGTGGCATGTGCCATTACCAGCAAACGCAAAGTATCCGTAAATCGATCATGTCCAATGAGTCTGGCAAGATCAAAGTCATCACTTATGGCTGGGGCGTTAACAACGATGATTATCTCCACCGCTATGGCAACCAGGACATGCAAGACAGCGACGGACCAACCCCTATTTACGGTTCGCCGGAATATAAAGCGTATGTAACAGAGATTGTCGCGCAACATGCTGACCGCATCCCGAGCGAACTCAAGAAGATCCCTCAAGCCGATATGTCTTCACTGGAAGAGTTTCCTGAGCAAGCCGCTTATAGCTTCCTGCGCAACTGTAACGCCTGTCACTTACCAGGCAAAGGCAAACCGAAAAAAGGTCATTACCGTGGCCTAGGCTGCGCTGGCTGTCATATTCCTTATGGTTTAGAAGGTCAATATGAAGGCAACGACCCATCTATTGACCCTGAAGCAAAAGGGAAAATGTTAGTCCACTCAATGCAAGGGACTGAAAAATCGAAAGTGCAAGTGCATGACACGGAATATTCCGGTATTCAGATTGCCACCTGTAATGCCTGTCATAGCTCAGGTCGTCGCGTTAGCCTCTCCTTCCAAGGTTTGTTCGCGGCCGATAGAACAACCACTTATGCACCGTTTGACGCTGAAGGGAATATGCAAGGCCCTAGCTCAACGTATTTATACAAACACCTCAGAGCCGATGTACACTTCGACGCTGGCATGATCTGTCAGGATTGCCACACCTCGCCAGACTTACACGGTAACGGCAATATTGGCACAGTCGCATTGGCCAACGTTGAGCCAGAGTGTCAAGACTGCCACGGCACACCAACTGACTACCCTTGGGATCTCCCATTGGGCGTTGGTGATGAGCTCATCGATCGCGCGAAACTCAGCGAAGATAGCGCTGTGTTGAGCCTGCTCGACGAGCCTAGAGGTTTAGCAGAAAATTCGATGACGATTACCCAAACCTACGCCACCACTTACGATAAGAAAGATGGCTATTTAATCTCTTCACGTGGTAATGCTTTTGGTAACGTGGTTAAAGACGGGGATAAAGTTATCCTGCATTCAGCCACCGGCAAAACCCTTGAAGTGCCTATCTTGAAAGATATCGAAGACAACAACCTCTGGCAAAACCCTGAAGGTCGTCTAGCGATGGTCGGTGCACCGAAACATTTAGAAACCATGGAATGCTACGCCTGCCACGCCACTTGGGCGCCTTCATATCTCGGTTACACCTATAAACTCGACTATTCTGAAGGTAACGAAATGGTTGATTGGGTTGAATCTTCGGCGAAAATCAATCCTGATGGTACAACCTCAGATACTGATGGTGAGAGCATGGTGATGCAAAAAGGCGCACCGTCTGGTGACTACTCGCATGCGCGCTGGGAAGAACCTGTATTGGGTATTAACGGCGAAGGTCGCGTCACACCACTGGTTGGGGTAATCCAAACCACCGGTACGGTTGTTGACGAAGAAGGTAAGGTCGTGTTGTTGAATAATGTGGCTAAACGCGAAGAAGATGGCATGCTAACCATCGATATGCAGCCATTGAACCCACACACCACGACCAGACAAGCCCGAGGCTGTAGCGATTGTCACCTCAATGAAAAAACCATGGGGTATGGCATGAGCGGCGGTGATGTGAGCGCTGATCCACAAAGTCAGTTCTATCTGGGTCTAAAAGATGACGACGGCCAGCCGATAGCCAAGCAAAATACAGCACCTCAAATCGAGTCCATCAAAAACTTGAACAATGGTGACTATATGACGATCTTGGATCAAGACGGCAACCAACAGATGGCTGTTGGACCACACTTCGAACGTTCAGGACCGCTTTCTGAAGCACAACGTGATTCACTGAAAGACCCTGACTATTTAGACAAAGCCAAAGCGGCGTTAGAAGCACAGTAA
- a CDS encoding DUF4272 domain-containing protein, with product MRPQEIRDKNVDKLMSLGFKPAQWLPLSEQQTLRPYEEIAARLYALDALICWVVFSEEQTASQRIKRYMDNNHLSAFMTDDELAIFSLTRSKANQTYIDNIGWYLENVWALAWVLGFTIEPEVSIGQLPNDITSALMYDFLPGLEASVDDILSANQPRSLEEVVKLEDLYYCAHNAVRSAQLGHDTLPEGYHPISDGGAIHERRHSLTWCLSPGISWEDTDLST from the coding sequence ATGCGCCCCCAAGAAATCAGAGATAAGAATGTCGACAAACTCATGTCACTCGGGTTTAAGCCCGCACAATGGCTACCGCTTTCTGAGCAGCAAACGCTACGTCCTTATGAGGAAATCGCCGCTCGCCTTTATGCCCTCGATGCCCTCATTTGCTGGGTAGTTTTTAGCGAAGAGCAAACTGCCTCACAGCGTATTAAGCGCTATATGGATAATAATCATTTATCTGCGTTTATGACTGATGACGAGTTAGCAATATTCTCACTAACGCGCAGCAAAGCCAATCAAACCTATATTGATAACATTGGCTGGTATTTGGAAAACGTCTGGGCCTTAGCCTGGGTATTAGGATTTACTATTGAACCTGAGGTTAGCATCGGACAACTGCCCAACGACATCACCAGCGCGTTGATGTATGATTTTTTACCGGGCTTAGAGGCCAGTGTTGACGACATACTGTCTGCCAACCAACCGCGCAGCCTGGAAGAAGTGGTCAAACTCGAAGACCTTTATTATTGCGCACACAACGCTGTAAGAAGCGCACAACTCGGCCACGACACGCTCCCTGAAGGCTACCACCCCATCAGCGATGGTGGCGCTATCCATGAACGCAGACACAGCCTGACTTGGTGTTTATCTCCAGGTATTAGCTGGGAAGATACCGACCTGAGCACTTAA
- a CDS encoding CbrC family protein, which produces MGTHFSYIADQALPSLEEEEVCQHCEQEGIKAYAVRATILDPSLSADPELAEEEPQLNYACESCIKSGNLALDEDYLNDLKASLPKGLHNRIENPQFAHQPYIQFLHHNDWPFCCHDLTEYIGETPEADEDYATFTCWRPMSPSVADYALQDFYPLENIEPFFTMRLFRCLHCAAKYWNFQYSGLLWPGPTHS; this is translated from the coding sequence ATGGGGACACACTTTAGCTATATTGCCGATCAGGCGCTCCCTTCACTCGAAGAAGAAGAGGTGTGTCAGCACTGCGAGCAAGAAGGCATCAAGGCGTATGCGGTCCGAGCGACTATCTTAGATCCTTCATTAAGCGCTGACCCTGAGCTTGCAGAAGAAGAACCTCAGCTTAACTATGCCTGTGAAAGCTGCATTAAATCTGGCAATCTCGCCTTAGACGAAGATTATCTCAATGATTTAAAAGCCAGCTTGCCCAAAGGCCTTCATAACCGCATTGAAAACCCTCAGTTTGCACATCAACCGTATATCCAGTTTCTACACCATAACGATTGGCCGTTTTGCTGCCATGATTTGACCGAATATATCGGTGAAACACCCGAAGCCGATGAAGATTATGCGACCTTCACCTGCTGGCGACCCATGTCGCCATCGGTTGCTGATTATGCGTTACAAGATTTTTATCCCTTAGAAAATATTGAGCCGTTTTTTACCATGCGGCTTTTTCGCTGCCTTCATTGCGCAGCAAAATATTGGAATTTTCAATATAGCGGATTGCTATGGCCTGGCCCAACACACAGTTGA